One Gossypium hirsutum isolate 1008001.06 chromosome A11, Gossypium_hirsutum_v2.1, whole genome shotgun sequence genomic window carries:
- the LOC107955908 gene encoding uncharacterized protein, which translates to MSPATKTGSHDHIAGDDALSQAMLRILERVTGPNTGSRGRGSVTERLRPNGDELFKGVTGVAPNVANILWWLPVKEGTQAERLTWDLYKSAFQGKYMGASYIDARRHEFLNVMQGYRSMAEYEAKFLKLSRYAPGMVATEDENCVHFEDGLRDSLRVLIVPQRECDFPALVVKAKIAEERTTRAYLRCGSTEYRIREYPLRADQMRAPGSDSACGLRVLILHSRRGLYRDVSLEVQGTVFLADLIELLFGEFSLILGMDWLVKHRMSLDCATKRVVLRTDEDNKLVQKGYEAFLAYISVSDSGDSLVKDIRMTKNEHDEHLRVVLQVLREKQLYTKFSKCKFWLREVTFWGHVVFAEGIQVDPRKIEAVSNWKQPKNMSETHSFLGLAGYYRRFVEGFSLIAAPLTKLLRKGVPFV; encoded by the exons ATGTCACCTGCAACtaagactgggtctcatgatcacATAGCTGGGGACGATGCATTGTCTCAGGCTATGTTGAGGATATTAGAGAGGGTTACTGGGCCTAATACTGGATCTAGGGGCCGAGGGTCAGTTACAGAACGACTCCGGCCTAACGGGGATGAGCTATTTAAAGGTGTCACTGGAGTCGCCCCTAATGTGGCCAA CATACTGTGGTGGCTGCCCGTTAAGGAGGGGACTCAGGCCGAACGACTAACATGGGATCTCTATAAATCTGCTTTCCAAGGTAAATATATGGGGGCAAGCTACATCGACGCTAGGAGACATGAGTTTCTGAATGTCATGCAAGGGTATCGTTcaatggccgagtatgaggccaagTTTCTGAAATTAAGCCGCTATGCGCCAGGCATGGTGGCAACTGAAGATGAGAATTGTGTTCACTTCGAGGATGGACTCAGGGATAGTCTGAGAGTTCTGATAGTTCCACAGAGGGAATGTGATTTTCCTGCACTGGTGGTGAAGGCAAAGATAGCCGAAGAG AGGACTACTAGGGCATATTTGAGATGTGGGTCTACTGAGTACCGCATTCGAGAATATCCACTGAGGGCTGATCAGATGCGGGCTCCGGGTTCTGATTCTGCATGCGGGCTCCGGGTTCTGATTCTGCATAGTCGCCGAGG ACTGTATAGAGACGTCTCGTTAGAGGTTCAAGGGACAGTATTTCTGGCTGATCTGATAGAGCTTCTATTTGGGGAGTTCAGCttgattctgggaatggactggttagtCAAGCACCGGATGAGTCTAGACTGTGCGACAAAAAGGGTTGTTTTGAGAACCGATGAGGACAACAAG TTGGTTCAGAAAGGGTatgaggcattcttggcctacATAAGTGTTTCGGATTCTGGGGACTCTTTAGTTAAAGACATTAGAAT GACAAAAAATGAGCACGACGAGCATCTTAGAGTGGTACTGCAGGTTCTCCGTGAGAAACAATTGTAtacaaagttcagcaagtgtaaGTTCTGGCTTCGGGAAGTCACATTTTGGGGACATGTAGTTTTCGCCGAGGGGATTCAGGTCgatcctcgtaagattgaggcAGTGTCAAATTGGAAACAGCCGAAGAATATGTCTGAGACCCACAGCTTTCTGGGGTTGGCGGGTTATTATCGGCGCTTTGTAGAAGGGTTTTCCTTGATCGCAGCTCCGTTGACTAAGCTTTTGCGTAAGGGAGTTCCTTTTGTGTAG